From the Microbacterium sp. W4I4 genome, one window contains:
- a CDS encoding LacI family DNA-binding transcriptional regulator, with product MSATLRDVAEKAGVSIRTVSNVVSDYAHVSTRMRERVLAAIAELDYRPNPIARTLRTGRTGMLALVVPEIDVPYFSQLARDVIDAAAEVGYRVMIDQTGNDHEREKELLLGENRTMLFDGILFSPLVTRAELLEMKRATTMPLALLGEHDFDGRFDHVAIDNVAAARDAVDHLLASGRSRIAAIGAQPDEEFATPRQRTAGYEAALEAAGIEVDPELMRPSAHYGRIDGYEATVELLRMRPDAIFCYSDLLAMGAMRAIFDAGLRVPEDVAVIGIDDIEEGRFARPSLSTVSLDTPFIAREAIRAIVARIDDPSVAPTQIVAPHRLLPRESTAAV from the coding sequence ATGTCAGCCACGCTCCGTGACGTCGCCGAGAAGGCCGGGGTCTCCATCCGGACGGTGTCGAATGTCGTGAGCGACTATGCCCACGTCAGCACGCGGATGCGCGAGCGCGTCCTCGCCGCGATCGCCGAGCTGGACTACCGCCCGAATCCGATCGCCCGCACGCTGCGGACAGGTCGCACGGGGATGCTGGCACTGGTCGTCCCCGAGATCGACGTGCCGTACTTCAGCCAACTCGCCCGCGACGTGATCGACGCGGCCGCCGAGGTCGGCTACCGGGTGATGATCGATCAGACGGGGAACGATCACGAACGCGAGAAGGAGCTGCTGCTCGGCGAGAACCGCACGATGCTGTTCGACGGCATCCTGTTCAGCCCGCTCGTGACGCGTGCCGAGCTGCTCGAGATGAAGCGGGCGACGACGATGCCACTCGCGCTGCTCGGCGAGCACGACTTCGACGGACGATTCGATCACGTCGCGATCGACAACGTGGCGGCCGCTCGCGATGCCGTCGATCATCTCCTGGCTTCGGGCAGATCGCGCATCGCCGCCATCGGCGCGCAGCCCGATGAAGAGTTCGCGACGCCGCGCCAGCGCACCGCCGGGTACGAGGCGGCTCTCGAGGCAGCGGGCATCGAGGTGGACCCCGAGCTCATGCGCCCGTCCGCGCACTACGGGCGCATCGACGGATACGAAGCCACCGTCGAGCTGCTGCGGATGCGTCCGGATGCGATCTTCTGCTACTCGGATCTGCTCGCGATGGGCGCCATGCGTGCAATCTTCGATGCCGGACTCCGCGTTCCCGAGGACGTCGCGGTGATCGGCATCGACGACATCGAAGAGGGTCGGTTCGCACGCCCCTCGCTGAGCACCGTCTCGCTGGACACGCCGTTCATCGCCCGCGAGGCGATCCGGGCGATCGTCGCCCGAATCGATGATCCGAGCGTCGCTCCGACGCAGATCGTCGCGCCGCACCGCCTCCTGCCGCGAGAGAGCACCGCCGCCGTCTGA
- a CDS encoding ABC transporter substrate-binding protein yields the protein MNRTTTQSGVRLLAVGTVAATALALTACGPGVTSGSSDDEASDRLQAPTSTQPEGEITIWDRSGDLYEVFDSVIDDFNKKYPGITVHHEAVDINAKLQNTLITGTDVPDGVFLDDALVGSYSDHLWDLSDVLEPYLADIAPQKIDATTVGGGIYGVPYDLNPGLLYYNAAALEAAGIDATSIETYDDLLEAARDYQAAKPGSHPIHLEQSAFLGQLQLEMYASQLGTSLANADGELRLDSPEYTQILTFLDTVQTEGLGTRAEYLSPTDIAELENGNQVFYPWAIWFDFAPQQLLPETSGDWRAMELPAWESGGARSGAMGGSSFVLPKDGENSELAWLFYEFLMYDETGYNAVWGVNDIYPAGLNTSIPAYLPAADPAKPLFQPLDALGGQDLWEVATTAGAQIPSGSSIPAWWNGAVDYLGNDIQKMLDGDLAPAEVISSSTEGIQTNLIDRQ from the coding sequence ATGAACCGCACAACGACACAGTCGGGTGTCCGCCTCCTGGCGGTCGGCACCGTCGCCGCCACCGCGCTGGCGCTCACCGCCTGCGGCCCCGGCGTCACGTCCGGCTCGAGCGATGACGAGGCATCCGACCGCTTGCAGGCGCCGACCTCGACGCAGCCCGAGGGAGAGATCACCATCTGGGATCGCTCGGGCGACCTGTACGAGGTCTTCGACTCCGTCATCGACGACTTCAACAAGAAGTACCCCGGCATCACCGTGCACCACGAGGCCGTCGACATCAACGCGAAACTTCAGAACACGCTCATCACCGGCACCGACGTCCCCGACGGCGTGTTCCTCGACGACGCGCTCGTCGGCAGCTACTCCGATCACCTCTGGGACCTCAGCGACGTGCTCGAGCCCTATCTCGCCGACATCGCGCCGCAGAAGATCGACGCGACGACGGTCGGCGGCGGAATCTACGGCGTGCCCTACGACCTCAACCCCGGACTGCTCTACTACAACGCCGCCGCGCTGGAAGCCGCAGGCATCGACGCGACCTCGATCGAGACCTACGACGATCTGCTCGAGGCTGCCCGCGACTATCAGGCCGCGAAACCCGGATCACATCCGATCCACCTGGAGCAGAGCGCCTTCCTCGGTCAGCTGCAGCTCGAGATGTACGCCAGCCAGCTGGGCACGTCGCTCGCGAACGCCGATGGTGAGCTGCGTCTGGACAGCCCCGAGTACACGCAGATCCTTACCTTCCTCGACACCGTGCAGACGGAAGGGCTGGGAACCCGCGCCGAATACCTGAGCCCGACGGACATCGCCGAGCTCGAGAACGGCAACCAGGTGTTCTACCCGTGGGCCATCTGGTTCGACTTCGCACCGCAGCAGCTGCTGCCGGAGACGAGCGGTGACTGGCGTGCCATGGAGCTTCCGGCCTGGGAGTCCGGCGGTGCTCGCAGCGGCGCGATGGGCGGATCCTCGTTCGTCCTGCCGAAGGACGGCGAGAACTCCGAGCTGGCCTGGCTGTTCTACGAGTTCCTCATGTACGACGAGACCGGATACAACGCGGTCTGGGGAGTCAACGACATCTACCCGGCGGGGCTGAACACATCCATCCCTGCCTACCTGCCCGCCGCCGACCCGGCCAAGCCCCTCTTCCAACCCCTTGACGCACTGGGCGGACAGGACCTGTGGGAGGTCGCGACCACCGCAGGCGCGCAGATCCCGAGCGGCTCGTCGATCCCGGCCTGGTGGAACGGAGCCGTGGACTACCTCGGCAACGACATCCAGAAGATGCTGGACGGCGATCTCGCTCCGGCCGAGGTCATCAGCAGTTCGACCGAAGGCATCCAGACCAACCTCATCGACAGGCAGTGA
- a CDS encoding carbohydrate ABC transporter permease — MTTPTLHPAVPQLGRRSSAAKLKRRSAPYLFVLPFIVIFLAFSVYPLIFTARLSFTNWHGSGAAEWVGWGNYTYLLTSEAFWNSLANSAVLWLLILPIQIVLSVVVAVLLNSAKLRLRGLYRVAFIVPFVTPLVAVAQIWVVLFDQQYGAINAVLGTFGLPDIGWLTTSAWSKPTLALLFLWKTTGFIVIIVLSGLQSIDNSIYEAAEIDGASRLRQLWSITVPLLRRTIMFAVVLQTLAVFQMFAEPFVVTQGGPYNSTTTAGYYLYNHITRGDLGTGAANSFLLVILVLVLSLFFVRLLRAKD, encoded by the coding sequence ATGACGACCCCGACCCTCCACCCCGCGGTGCCGCAGCTCGGCCGCCGTTCGAGTGCCGCGAAGCTGAAACGACGCTCAGCGCCGTACCTCTTCGTCCTCCCGTTCATCGTGATCTTCCTCGCGTTCAGCGTGTACCCGCTGATCTTCACCGCGCGACTGAGCTTCACGAACTGGCACGGCTCCGGCGCCGCGGAGTGGGTGGGCTGGGGAAACTACACATATCTGCTCACCAGCGAGGCCTTCTGGAACTCGCTCGCCAACTCGGCGGTGCTCTGGCTGCTGATCCTTCCGATCCAGATCGTTCTCTCGGTCGTGGTCGCCGTGCTGCTGAACTCCGCGAAGCTGAGACTGCGCGGCCTCTACCGGGTCGCGTTCATCGTCCCGTTCGTCACACCGCTGGTTGCTGTCGCGCAGATCTGGGTCGTGCTGTTCGATCAGCAGTACGGCGCCATCAATGCCGTCCTCGGCACGTTCGGACTGCCCGACATCGGCTGGCTCACGACGAGTGCGTGGTCCAAGCCCACCCTGGCGCTGCTGTTCCTGTGGAAGACCACGGGCTTCATCGTCATCATCGTGCTCTCCGGGCTGCAGTCCATCGACAACTCGATCTACGAGGCCGCCGAGATCGACGGGGCCTCCCGGCTGCGGCAGTTATGGAGCATCACGGTACCGCTGCTGCGCCGCACGATCATGTTCGCGGTGGTGCTGCAGACCCTGGCCGTGTTCCAGATGTTCGCCGAGCCGTTCGTCGTCACGCAGGGCGGCCCGTACAACTCGACGACCACGGCGGGCTACTACCTCTACAACCACATCACGCGGGGCGACCTGGGCACGGGAGCCGCCAACTCGTTCCTGCTCGTCATCCTCGTGCTGGTGCTCTCGCTGTTCTTCGTACGCCTGCTGAGGGCAAAGGACTGA
- a CDS encoding carbohydrate ABC transporter permease codes for MTDTLIRTIPEIAVPIAPRRRRESGAGLRTGSHVFLMLLLIAFLAPVAWAVVSSFKQPNDIIRDPLGFDPSTFTLDNFTAMFQDVPIALGFLNTGIVLVVKGGITLFFAPLAAYAFAKYQFVGKDLIFGTVLITLMLPTIVLIIPLLLEMKALGWVNTYQALILPGAIDAFAIFWMRQVISAVPDELLDAARVDGCSEFGIFWRVIVPVIRPGLAGLAVLTIMNIYNDFVWPVIVASSERMATLQVVLSTLAQNITGNRIGADYATVTGELLAASSIALIPLLVLFILLQRHFINGILAGSVKG; via the coding sequence ATGACCGACACCCTCATCCGCACGATTCCGGAGATCGCGGTGCCCATCGCGCCCCGCCGCCGAAGGGAGAGCGGCGCCGGCCTGCGGACCGGCTCGCACGTGTTCCTCATGCTGCTGCTGATCGCGTTCCTCGCGCCCGTCGCCTGGGCCGTCGTCTCCTCGTTCAAGCAGCCCAACGACATCATCCGCGATCCGCTGGGCTTCGATCCGTCCACGTTCACGCTCGATAACTTCACCGCGATGTTCCAGGACGTGCCCATCGCACTCGGATTCCTCAACACCGGAATCGTGCTGGTCGTGAAGGGCGGCATCACGCTGTTCTTCGCACCGCTGGCCGCCTACGCCTTCGCCAAGTATCAGTTCGTCGGCAAGGACCTGATCTTCGGAACCGTGCTCATCACCCTGATGCTGCCGACGATCGTGCTCATCATCCCGCTGCTTCTGGAGATGAAGGCCCTCGGCTGGGTCAACACCTATCAGGCCCTCATCCTGCCGGGTGCGATCGACGCCTTCGCGATCTTCTGGATGCGACAGGTCATCAGCGCGGTGCCCGACGAATTGCTCGACGCTGCGCGCGTGGACGGATGCAGCGAGTTCGGGATCTTCTGGCGCGTGATCGTCCCCGTCATCCGTCCCGGCCTCGCCGGCCTCGCCGTGCTGACGATCATGAACATCTACAACGACTTCGTCTGGCCGGTGATCGTCGCCAGCTCGGAACGGATGGCCACCCTCCAGGTCGTCCTGTCCACACTCGCTCAGAACATCACCGGGAACCGGATCGGCGCGGACTACGCCACCGTCACCGGTGAGCTCCTGGCTGCGAGTTCCATCGCCCTCATCCCCCTGCTGGTGCTTTTCATCCTGCTCCAGCGTCACTTCATCAACGGCATCCTCGCCGGCAGCGTGAAAGGCTGA